One Dioscorea cayenensis subsp. rotundata cultivar TDr96_F1 chromosome 17, TDr96_F1_v2_PseudoChromosome.rev07_lg8_w22 25.fasta, whole genome shotgun sequence DNA window includes the following coding sequences:
- the LOC120281026 gene encoding uncharacterized protein LOC120281026, which produces MSKSGCHVATKGRLCDCAHKALGLSQAQRRRRSKRTLGGGGGGGGGDREGRTCPPASPASLYDNIWKEESETLLSSKSFSSDSSEFYQRSSSIANKKKNIYKHKISSSFYRQKVRKERLEENGFAVVKRSEDPYGDFKSSMVEMIVEKQIMFSEKELEKLLKSYLSLNSYHHHPVILRAFSDIWEALFVN; this is translated from the exons ATGTCGAAGAGCGGATGTCATGTGGCGACGAAGGGAAGACTCTGCGactgcgctcacaaggcccttggactgtcTCAGGCAcaaag gagaagaagatcaaaGAGGACActgggtggtggtggtggtggtggtggtggtgatagAGAAGGGAGGACTTGCCCTCCTGCTTCACCAGCATCATT ATATGATAATATTTGGAAGGAGGAATCAGAAACTCTTTTGTCATCAAAAAGCTTCTCTTCTGACTCTTCTGAGTTCTATCAGCGTTCGTCTTCCATtgcaaataagaagaaaaatatttataagcaCAAGATCTCATCTTCGTTTTATCGTCAGAAAGTGAGGAAAGAGAGACTTGAAGAGAATGGTTTTGCTGTAGTTAAGAGATCAGAGGATCCTTATGGGGATTTCAAGAGCTCAATGGTGGAGATGATTGTTGAGAAACAAATCATGTTCTCTGAAAAAGAGCTTGAGAAGCTCTTAAAGTCTTATCTTTCATTGAACTCTTATCATCACCACCCTGTCATTCTCCGGGCATTCTCTGATATATGGGAAGCTTTGTTTGTTAATTGA